From Zingiber officinale cultivar Zhangliang chromosome 5B, Zo_v1.1, whole genome shotgun sequence, the proteins below share one genomic window:
- the LOC121984226 gene encoding protein IQ-domain 26-like, with amino-acid sequence MGRATRWLRNLWSGKKERKEPGDCSGARVGVEDRRQKKRWSFAKQTRDTSEVVLGQNASTAAAVEATWFRSFYAESENEQSKHAIAVAAATAAAADAAVAAAQAAVAVVRLTSQGRGGGLFVNARERSAVKIQRAFRGYLARKALRALRALVKLQALVRGYLVRKQAAATLHSMQALIRAQASVRAQRTRNRLRNDRRFQLELHPRRSVEKFDEIRSENMTSFHRRRLSASLDNASNVFDWSPKVVEIDTCRPKSRSSRRSTNPSVLDPADDWHSSSISSPLLPCHIPARVAIPDCRNFQDNDWCLAGGDRCRPATAQSTPRCYMNNNTPPTPAKSAQWRFMNVPCSPNYMASTQSFEAKSRSQSAPKQRPEAAAMRKRLPLTEMMLESRVSLSGIGMQRSCARAQETFNFKSAVVGRFDRCSEPEREFYVQRK; translated from the exons ATGGGTCGGGCGACGCGGTGGCTACGGAACCTTTGGAGCGGGAAGAAGGAGAGGAAAGAGCCTGGCGACTGCTCCGGCGCCCGTGTCGGAGTTGAGGACAGGAGACAGAAGAAAAGGTGGAGCTTTGCGAAGCAGACCAGGGACACGTCGGAGGTGGTGCTCGGCCAGAACGCCTCGACGGCCGCAGCGGTGGAGGCAACGTGGTTCAGGTCTTTCTACGCCGAGAGTGAGAATGAGCAGAGCAAGCACGCCATTGCGGTGGCAGCGGCCACCGCTGCGGCTGCCGATGCAGCAGTGGCGGCAGCCCAGGCAGCGGTTGCCGTCGTCCGGCTCACCAGCCAGGGAAGGGGTGGCGGCCTTTTCGTCAACGCCCGCGAACGCTCGGCGGTGAAGATCCAGAGAGCATTCAGGGGATACTTG GCAAGGAAAGCACTGAGAGCTCTGAGAGCGCTGGTTAAGCTACAGGCCTTAGTGAGAGGCTATCTCGTGCGCAAGCAGGCAGCTGCAACTCTTCACAGTATGCAGGCTCTCATCAGAGCTCAGGCCTCCGTCAGAGCTCAGCGAACTCGCAATCGTCTCCGTAACGATAGAAGGTTTCAACTAGAGCTCCATCCGCGACGATCTGTA GAGAAATTCGATGAGATACGGAGCGAGAACATGACTTCCTTCCACCGCCGGCGTCTCTCAGCCAGCCTCGATAACGCTTCTAATGTCTTCGATTGGAGCCCAAAGGTGGTGGAGATCGACACCTGCCGCCCCAAATCGCGATCTTCTCGCCGGAGTACCAACCCGTCCGTTCTCGACCCCGCCGACGACTGGCACTCGAGTTCCATCTCCTCCCCGCTGCTCCCGTGCCACATCCCGGCCCGCGTCGCCATCCCTGACTGCCGCAACTTCCAGGACAACGACTGGTGCCTCGCGGGAGGAGACAGATGCCGGCCCGCGACGGCGCAGAGCACACCCCGCTGCTACATGAACAACAATACGCCTCCAACTCCGGCAAAAAGCGCGCAGTGGCGATTCATGAACGTTCCCTGCTCCCCCAACTACATGGCCAGCACGCAGTCGTTCGAGGCCAAATCGAGGTCACAGAGCGCGCCCAAGCAGCGTCCGGAGGCAGCCGCGATGAGGAAGAGGCTCCCACTGACCGAAATGATGCTGGAATCGAGGGTCAGCTTGAGCGGGATCGGAATGCAGAGGTCGTGTGCCCGCGCCCAAGAGACATTCAATTTCAAGAGCGCCGTCGTCGGGCGGTTCGACAGGTGCTCTGAGCCGGAAAGGGAGTTCTACGTGCAAAGGAAATGA